In a genomic window of Shouchella clausii:
- a CDS encoding YpmA family protein has protein sequence MERSEMKMKVLSTVTVEKTDDFYKVVDQLNRTLKDKGLTFGYALDEKDHSKITMTIYEV, from the coding sequence TTGGAGCGTTCAGAAATGAAAATGAAAGTGCTGTCGACTGTGACAGTGGAGAAAACAGATGATTTTTATAAAGTAGTGGACCAACTAAATCGAACCTTAAAAGACAAGGGTTTGACATTTGGCTACGCGCTTGATGAAAAAGATCATTCAAAAATAACAATGACGATTTATGAAGTGTGA
- a CDS encoding cell wall elongation regulator TseB-like domain-containing protein, whose amino-acid sequence MKKKLSIIFSVVLLIVIGLGIYLYTAIRSPLTEGAKEATAFVTEQGMMAEVDDVSFYHGEESYWVVSGTSDEGEPLFAWVNDDSEKRESTLVLPQHAGVPLEEMEETVAKELGVTAFDSVRLGYENGQAVYEFTYTSETQGKLFYYTAFETGEYMKSFSIRTN is encoded by the coding sequence ATGAAAAAAAAGCTAAGCATCATTTTTTCTGTTGTTTTACTTATTGTAATCGGGCTTGGGATATACCTATATACGGCGATTCGTAGTCCATTAACGGAGGGAGCAAAAGAAGCGACTGCTTTTGTGACTGAACAAGGGATGATGGCCGAAGTAGACGACGTGTCTTTTTACCATGGAGAAGAAAGCTATTGGGTCGTATCTGGCACAAGCGATGAGGGAGAACCACTGTTTGCGTGGGTGAACGACGATTCAGAGAAACGGGAGTCAACGCTTGTGCTCCCTCAACATGCAGGTGTGCCTCTAGAGGAAATGGAAGAAACGGTTGCCAAAGAATTAGGCGTGACCGCTTTTGATTCTGTGCGCCTCGGGTATGAAAACGGACAAGCGGTTTATGAGTTTACGTATACATCGGAGACGCAAGGGAAATTATTTTATTACACCGCTTTTGAAACAGGCGAATATATGAAAAGCTTTAGTATTCGCACGAATTAA
- the dinG gene encoding ATP-dependent DNA helicase DinG has protein sequence MSQSFVVIDLETTGNSPDQGARMIQIGAVKVEGCTITDRFSTFVDPCCSIPPFITELTGITDKDVEGAPVFREIATDLLAFMEGSSLVAHNVPFDKGFLEAQLETEGLRLPKCCQFDTVELSRVLLPTQESYKLSELSSSLDMDHDQPHRADSDAEITAELFIKLLHKLERLPLVTLQSLEQVAKGLKSDWDVLTRPLIQKKWMKVDEDEKEYDLFRQLALKRVAEEEENSESSDHKPFVEVEDELFSSSGAIARVFDSFEDRPGQKQMMKEVYAAFEEHAHALIEAGTGTGKTLAYLVPSAYFAYSQKKPVVLSTYTIPLQEQLLQRDLRLLASIVPFPLRTAVLKGRSHYLDLRKFEQALQQLENDSYDVCLTKAQLLVWLLETDYGDVEELNLTTGGRSFWPMVQSDPESDLGKYNPWFSRCFYHRSRRQAKKADLIITNHALLLTDVVQTHSILPSYSHAVIDEAHHFQEAASAYFGLTASFLSVSFAIQRIGDDHHEYGAIARLEALGEQMKQPLALSDAKEGLARFREDTDELFRMIHVFALDAQGSNATDVGRISYVYKSFSEEGSLWQAILECAMRLQLHGEQVLTTVKAAYQVVEEKVEEDYESRSLLADTQGAIAAFEETVQLLYELLLEYDDNYVYWIEVEPKGAKNATYLYAKPIEVSERLADQFFAKKKSVVLTSATLTVNQSFDYQIDRLGLVDFGVKTKQIESPFSYEQQAKLLIPHDIPDVRGPDDELFAQDIAIKIWRITEVMQRKALVLFTSYDMLKKVFYYVKDLNDEGKLALIGQGVTSGSRMRLLKLFKQAEQRAVLFGTNSFWEGIDLPGNELECLIIVRLPFAPPNLPLNRAQMERAKAEGKNPFTDLALPQAVIRFKQGFGRLIRTKGDRGLIFVFDRRIVTTRYGRTFIDSLPEVPVHEGKLERLLEDHLDFREEQS, from the coding sequence GTGTCTCAATCGTTTGTTGTCATTGATTTGGAAACAACCGGAAACTCGCCAGATCAAGGCGCAAGAATGATACAAATTGGAGCGGTTAAGGTGGAAGGTTGCACGATTACGGATCGGTTTTCAACATTTGTGGATCCTTGTTGCAGCATTCCGCCTTTTATTACAGAATTAACGGGCATCACAGATAAAGATGTGGAGGGAGCGCCTGTTTTTCGAGAAATTGCAACAGATTTGCTTGCCTTTATGGAAGGCTCCAGTTTAGTTGCCCATAACGTGCCTTTTGATAAAGGCTTTTTAGAAGCGCAATTGGAAACAGAAGGGTTAAGGCTTCCAAAATGTTGCCAATTTGATACCGTTGAACTTTCAAGGGTATTGTTGCCGACACAGGAAAGCTACAAATTGTCAGAGCTATCAAGCAGCCTTGATATGGACCATGATCAACCCCATCGCGCTGATAGCGACGCAGAAATAACAGCAGAACTGTTTATTAAACTCTTACATAAACTAGAACGGTTGCCACTTGTGACATTGCAATCATTAGAGCAAGTCGCGAAGGGGTTGAAAAGCGACTGGGACGTATTAACGCGGCCGTTGATTCAAAAAAAATGGATGAAAGTAGACGAAGACGAAAAAGAATATGACTTGTTTCGGCAACTGGCGCTTAAGCGCGTGGCAGAGGAGGAAGAAAACAGCGAGTCATCCGACCATAAACCGTTTGTTGAAGTAGAGGACGAGCTTTTTTCTAGTAGTGGCGCCATCGCCCGTGTCTTCGACTCATTTGAAGATCGTCCAGGGCAAAAACAGATGATGAAGGAAGTTTACGCTGCGTTTGAAGAACATGCCCATGCGCTGATTGAAGCCGGTACCGGCACGGGGAAAACGTTGGCGTATTTAGTACCGAGCGCTTACTTTGCTTACTCCCAGAAAAAACCAGTGGTGCTGTCGACTTATACGATTCCGTTGCAAGAGCAACTTTTGCAACGAGATTTGCGCTTGCTTGCTTCCATTGTTCCTTTTCCGCTACGTACGGCTGTCCTCAAAGGGAGGAGCCATTATCTCGATTTACGCAAATTTGAACAGGCGTTGCAGCAGCTGGAAAACGACTCTTATGACGTTTGTTTAACGAAAGCCCAATTGCTTGTTTGGCTGCTTGAAACGGATTATGGCGATGTAGAAGAGTTAAATTTGACAACAGGAGGGCGCAGCTTTTGGCCAATGGTCCAAAGCGATCCCGAGTCGGATTTAGGCAAGTACAATCCGTGGTTTTCCCGGTGTTTTTACCATCGCTCTCGCCGACAAGCGAAAAAAGCAGATTTAATTATTACGAACCATGCATTGCTGTTAACAGACGTTGTGCAAACTCACTCAATACTGCCCTCATATAGCCACGCGGTCATTGATGAAGCCCATCATTTTCAAGAAGCGGCTAGTGCTTACTTTGGGCTAACGGCTAGTTTTTTATCAGTTAGTTTTGCCATCCAACGCATCGGTGACGATCATCACGAATACGGTGCAATCGCGCGTTTGGAAGCGCTCGGGGAACAAATGAAGCAGCCGCTAGCGCTTAGCGACGCAAAAGAAGGGCTTGCCCGCTTTCGGGAAGACACAGATGAACTGTTCCGAATGATCCACGTGTTTGCTTTAGACGCTCAAGGAAGCAATGCGACAGATGTAGGGCGTATTAGTTATGTATATAAAAGCTTTTCAGAAGAAGGCTCGCTTTGGCAAGCGATTCTTGAGTGTGCGATGCGCTTGCAGCTTCACGGTGAACAAGTGCTGACGACTGTAAAGGCAGCTTATCAAGTGGTCGAGGAAAAAGTGGAAGAAGACTATGAAAGCCGTTCTCTTCTCGCTGACACACAAGGAGCGATTGCCGCTTTTGAGGAAACGGTGCAATTGCTGTATGAGCTCCTCCTTGAATACGACGACAATTATGTTTACTGGATTGAAGTGGAGCCAAAAGGGGCAAAAAATGCTACTTATTTGTATGCAAAGCCGATTGAAGTCTCAGAAAGGCTGGCTGACCAATTTTTTGCCAAAAAGAAAAGCGTCGTCCTGACATCGGCGACTTTGACAGTCAACCAATCGTTTGATTACCAAATTGACAGATTAGGCTTAGTTGATTTTGGGGTGAAAACGAAACAAATTGAGTCTCCTTTTTCTTATGAGCAGCAAGCAAAATTGCTTATTCCTCATGATATTCCCGATGTCCGTGGCCCAGATGACGAGCTGTTTGCACAGGATATCGCCATTAAAATATGGCGAATTACGGAAGTGATGCAACGAAAAGCGCTTGTCCTCTTTACTTCTTATGATATGCTCAAAAAGGTATTTTATTATGTGAAGGATTTAAACGACGAAGGAAAATTGGCGTTAATTGGCCAAGGAGTGACAAGCGGCTCGCGGATGAGGCTGTTAAAATTATTTAAACAAGCTGAGCAAAGGGCAGTGCTGTTTGGGACAAATAGCTTTTGGGAAGGCATCGACCTCCCAGGCAACGAATTGGAGTGCCTCATTATTGTCAGGCTTCCATTTGCGCCGCCGAACTTGCCATTAAACCGGGCGCAGATGGAGCGAGCAAAAGCAGAGGGGAAAAACCCTTTTACCGATTTGGCTCTCCCTCAAGCAGTCATTCGTTTTAAGCAAGGATTTGGGCGGTTAATTCGTACTAAAGGAGACAGAGGTCTCATCTTTGTTTTTGACCGGCGGATTGTAACAACCCGTTATGGTCGGACATTCATCGATTCGTTGCCGGAAGTACCAGTACACGAAGGGAAGCTGGAAAGGTTGCTTGAAGACCACCTTGATTTTAGGGAGGAACAGTCGTGA
- a CDS encoding amidohydrolase, with product MKTIIKNAKVMTMNEARTIHDHGYVVIEDGVFTAIEQGEPAEEAAKGANVVNADKKWLMPGLINTHGHTGMSLFRGVSDDVPLSKWLAEHIWPLEQKLDQKAVEAARLLSMVEMIESGTTTFLEMYHLHLDDFAAAIEKAGMRATLMRSVIGLCSKEEQEEKLAESLGFARRWHKQANGRIQTMLAPHAPYTCPPDYIERIVEAARQEGLPVHMHLAETRKEIHDYMDEYGMHPVELLQERDLLSGTEWLFAHGVHMHEQHYELLGAHQAAVSHNPKSNLKLGSGIAQVASMQKHGIVVSLGTDSVASNNALDVFEEMRTAVLLQRGINEQADIVTTWEGLSMATSNGAKALRFANLGTIEVGQQADFIMLNPEQAHLHPSSQAVSHLVFAAKGSDVTDVYVQGVPLMKDKQLLTLDKERILKEANEQFRRLQQ from the coding sequence GTGAAGACGATCATCAAAAATGCAAAAGTAATGACGATGAATGAAGCAAGGACGATACACGATCATGGCTATGTCGTCATTGAAGACGGCGTATTTACGGCGATTGAGCAAGGGGAGCCGGCAGAAGAGGCTGCAAAAGGAGCGAATGTAGTCAATGCTGATAAAAAGTGGCTTATGCCAGGGCTAATCAACACGCACGGCCATACAGGCATGTCTTTGTTCCGTGGCGTTAGCGATGACGTGCCTCTGTCTAAGTGGCTTGCAGAACACATTTGGCCACTGGAACAAAAACTTGACCAAAAAGCAGTAGAAGCAGCCCGCCTTTTAAGTATGGTGGAGATGATTGAATCTGGGACAACGACGTTTTTAGAAATGTACCATTTGCATTTGGACGATTTCGCTGCGGCAATTGAAAAAGCAGGCATGCGGGCAACATTGATGCGGTCTGTGATCGGCCTCTGTTCAAAAGAAGAACAGGAAGAAAAATTAGCGGAATCTCTTGGTTTCGCAAGGAGATGGCATAAACAGGCAAATGGGCGTATTCAAACGATGCTTGCCCCTCATGCCCCGTATACATGCCCGCCTGATTACATCGAGCGCATTGTCGAAGCTGCTCGCCAAGAAGGTTTGCCTGTCCATATGCATCTTGCTGAAACACGAAAAGAAATCCATGACTATATGGATGAATACGGCATGCACCCAGTTGAGCTTTTGCAAGAAAGAGATCTACTTAGCGGGACAGAATGGCTGTTTGCCCATGGCGTCCATATGCATGAGCAGCATTATGAACTGTTAGGCGCTCATCAAGCAGCTGTTTCCCACAATCCGAAAAGCAATTTGAAACTTGGCTCAGGCATTGCCCAAGTAGCAAGTATGCAAAAACACGGCATCGTCGTTTCCCTTGGTACTGATTCGGTTGCTTCAAATAACGCTCTTGATGTATTTGAAGAAATGCGCACAGCCGTGTTGCTGCAGCGGGGCATTAATGAACAAGCTGACATTGTCACGACATGGGAAGGGTTGAGTATGGCTACGTCTAACGGTGCAAAAGCATTGCGTTTTGCCAATCTAGGGACGATCGAAGTAGGCCAGCAAGCTGATTTTATTATGCTAAACCCTGAACAAGCCCACCTGCACCCAAGCAGCCAGGCTGTTTCGCATCTTGTCTTTGCCGCGAAAGGGTCTGATGTAACAGACGTGTACGTCCAAGGTGTACCGTTAATGAAAGACAAGCAGTTGCTTACGCTTGACAAAGAGCGAATTTTAAAGGAAGCGAACGAACAGTTTCGCCGCTTGCAACAGTGA
- a CDS encoding tetratricopeptide repeat protein, giving the protein MKQGILPLGGGIFLHSWINEWQALYQNIWQSPTSRSIDDVIVLEQMTQQVLDVWGAMDEALNQLRQRLKETAPMFVYESEGTILFDAHQFDEALCCLKNEEAEGERENIRLLYIAYASLYTEKFEEARSGFLYVLQVSFDPLVTHFAYLGIGIIEMVARRAEEAILFLEKANSLTDNPDVVYNLGICYYWLEAYDSAAAYFHSYTQVCDDADAFMLLGLSLYKGGMVEEARGVWLDCAENVDSSEALLALAKLTEWYGEHELACYSYEQLMFINGKTPELLHGFAWNQALSGDSRAVDLLFELGKTSQQAYESWCMLQAAQGG; this is encoded by the coding sequence ATGAAACAAGGCATTTTGCCATTAGGGGGAGGGATTTTTTTGCATTCATGGATTAACGAGTGGCAAGCGCTTTACCAAAACATTTGGCAGTCGCCGACTAGCAGAAGCATAGATGATGTGATCGTGCTTGAACAGATGACGCAGCAAGTATTGGATGTTTGGGGAGCGATGGATGAGGCATTGAACCAATTGCGGCAGCGGTTAAAAGAAACGGCGCCAATGTTTGTGTACGAATCGGAAGGGACGATCCTGTTCGATGCCCATCAGTTTGACGAAGCGCTTTGTTGTTTGAAAAACGAGGAGGCTGAAGGCGAAAGAGAAAATATTCGTCTGTTGTATATCGCCTATGCTTCATTATACACGGAGAAATTTGAGGAAGCGAGAAGCGGCTTTTTATATGTATTGCAAGTATCTTTCGATCCGCTCGTCACCCACTTCGCTTACCTTGGCATTGGCATTATTGAAATGGTTGCTCGCCGAGCAGAAGAAGCGATATTGTTTTTAGAAAAAGCAAATTCATTAACAGACAACCCTGATGTCGTGTATAATTTAGGCATATGTTATTATTGGTTGGAAGCTTACGATAGTGCTGCAGCTTATTTTCACTCTTATACGCAAGTATGTGACGATGCCGATGCTTTTATGTTGCTTGGCCTTTCGCTTTATAAAGGTGGAATGGTTGAGGAAGCGCGCGGCGTATGGCTTGATTGTGCAGAGAACGTTGATTCGAGCGAAGCGCTTTTGGCGCTGGCCAAGCTAACCGAATGGTACGGCGAACATGAACTGGCATGCTACAGTTACGAACAGCTAATGTTTATCAATGGGAAAACGCCGGAGTTGCTTCATGGCTTTGCCTGGAACCAAGCATTGTCAGGAGATAGCCGTGCGGTTGATTTATTGTTCGAGCTTGGCAAGACAAGCCAGCAAGCGTATGAATCATGGTGCATGTTGCAGGCTGCCCAAGGAGGGTAA